One region of Manis pentadactyla isolate mManPen7 chromosome 9, mManPen7.hap1, whole genome shotgun sequence genomic DNA includes:
- the LOC118914514 gene encoding RNA-binding motif protein, X chromosome-like, whose product MVEADRPGKLFIGGLNPDTDEKALDAAFGKYGPLSEVLLMKDRETSESRGFAFITFESPADAKAAARDMNRKSLDGKVIRVAQATRPAFESGRRGAPPPPPSSRGRPRGLRGARGGGGLRRTSSRGGPADHGGYAGDFDPRLLRAPMPLKRGPPRRAEPPPKRAAPSGPARSGDGGMRWRVSAARGLDGHAGPLRREAYLGSREGYAPRDGYSSREYPSARESRDFAPSPREYTCRDYGHSSARDDWPSRGFGERDGYGRDRDYADHPGGSSYRGPLESYGDSRIAAPARGPPPSFGGGGRYDEYRASSPDAYGGGRSDRYSRGRDRVGRTGRGLSPTVERLCPPPRDAYSRSGRRAPRDSRPESGAGRSRY is encoded by the coding sequence ATGGTTGAAGCTGACCGTCCCGGGAAGCTGTTTATTGGCGGGCTCAACCCCGACACCGATGAGAAAGCCCTCGACGCCGCATTTGGCAAGTATGGCCCCCTCAGCGAGGTGCTCTTGATGAAAGACCGCGAAACCAGCGAGTCCAGGGGCTTCGCGTTCATCACCTTTGAGAGCCCCGCCGACGCCAAGGCCGCCGCCAGAGACATGAACCGCAAGTCCCTGGATGGTAAGGTCATCAGGGTGGCCCAGGCCACCAGGCCGGCGTTTGAGAGCGGCCGCCGGggcgcgccgccgccgccacccaGCAGCCGCGGTCGCCCGAGGGGCCTTCGCGGGGCCCGCGGGGGCGGTGGCCTGCGGCGCACCTCCTCCCGGGGCGGGCCGGCCGACCACGGTGGCTACGCGGGGGATTTCGATCCGCGGCTCCTCAGGGCCCCGATGCCCTTGAAGCGCGGGCCGCCGCGCAGGGCCGAGCCGCCGCCCAAGAGGGCCGCGCCGTCAGGGCCCGCTCGCAGCGGCGACGGGGGAATGCGCTGGCGGGTCTCGGCCGCGCGGGGCCTAGACGGCCACGCGGGCCCGCTGCGCCGCGAAGCCTACCTGGGCTCCCGGGAGGGCTACGCGCCCAGAGACGGCTACTCGAGCCGAGAGTACCCGAGCGCCCGCGAGTCCCGCGACTTCGCGCCCTCCCCCAGGGAGTACACCTGTCGCGACTACGGCCACTCCAGCGCCCGCGACGACTGGCCGTCGAGAGGCTTCGGCGAGCGAGACGGCTACGGCCGCGATCGTGACTACGCGGATCATCCGGGCGGAAGCTCCTACCGAGGCCCCTTGGAGAGTTACGGGGACTCGCGCATCGCCGCGCCCGCGCGGGGCCCCCCGCCATCTTTCGGCGGAGGCGGGCGCTACGACGAGTACCGGGCCTCCTCGCCCGACGCCTACGGCGGCGGCCGCAGCGACCGCTACTCGAGGGGCCGCGACCGCGTGGGCAGGACCGGCCGCGGGCTCTCGCCGACGGTGGAGAGGCTGTGTCCGCCGCCGCGCGATGCGTACAGCCGTTCGGGACGCCGGGCGCCCCGCGATAGCCGCCCGGAGAGCGGGGCTGGTCGGAGCAGATACTAA